The window aaaaatatctAAAAGAAATCAATCCTTTGGATAGATTTTAGCATATAGAGAAATTATTCTTTAGCTCTTAATTAGTGAGAGATACTCTgggttgaaaaaatatattgtaattaGATAAGAATATATACAATATGTGCTCTATATGTAATATGTATAACGTAACACATTCATTCCAAAATGACACGATGACAGGCTAATGAAGCTTTGGACAGAGGGTCCTAAAAGTGGAAGTGTGGAACTATTAGCTGACCTTCCGGGGTTTCCAGACAACGTAAGAATAAACGAAAAGGGACAATTCTGGGTGGCAATAGACTGTTGTCGCACTCCAGCACAAGAAGTTCTTAGTCATAATCCATGGTTGAGGAACATCTACTTCCGTTTGCCCATAAGAATGAGCTTGTTAGCAAGAGCGATGGGGATGAAAATGTACACTGTGATTTCACTTCTGGACGACAAGGGAGAGGTTTTGGAAGTTCTTGAAGATCAAAAGGGTGAGGTCATGAAGCTGGTCAGCGAAGTCAGAGAGGAGCAAGGGAAGCTTTGGATTGGAACTGTGGCTCATAACCATATTGCCACCTTATCTTACCCTTAATTAAAACCTTATAATTTGTTCTTTCGTCTATCCATTTCTCTTTTCTCAACTATGATGTTGTAGTGTGTGTATTTAGGATTTTCCTCTAGTCATATTAAATGGTGGAATCGCATTATCTCACTCTCTCACTCTCATTGTAAAAGTACATTGATAATGGTAATCAATAAGATAGACTTTACAACTTCCACGCCTATAAAATGTTTATGTTTggttaaattaagttttaaatttctaaaataatttttaactttctttcgtaaaaaaattgaaattgatttaTTGGAATAAATCAACTTTGATTTTTTGTACCCTTTCAGAatgaaagattaatttttattaactatttaagtaaaatatatacattttttaagtataaaatttGGCAAGAGGTAATATGATGaagtcaaataaaattattatagacaatgaaataatgaaattttctgttcaaatatttatagttatatacctaataatataattcaagattaataattaaattaaaataacttcacaccatgtaaatataattactgattgtataaatttattttaataatatatacttcAATAGCCTGTTAGCATATAAAAGTatagatatattttaaattgttactttttatttaacaacAAAAGATATTTATCATTGCAAGGAAGCATTGGATGTGTACAAGGTGTACCCAGACGCTTAGGCGCATAAGTTCTACCTCTCTAACCTGATACCTTCTGGAAGCATACAAACTCAAACTGTTACACATGAAATGAGTATTGTATAGCCACCGCGGAGGCCTCAGCCACCCAGCACTTTCACGCAAAGCTATACTACAACCTCCAGGCACAAGACACAATTCCTGGGCTGAAAACCGCAAAACCCACACAAAAACATCATGATTTTTATCCTGATAATTGCCCCCACCACCCTGCTATAGCATTTTAGGGGACTTGCTATCCAAGAAGACAGTGGGCAGACCAAACCCCCTTTTCCTTTGCAGCCTCTACGATTTCCTTCACCTATATCTCCCTGCTTTTAAGGCAAACTAAACACACATGAACCTACCCCTATATATCCATAGAAATTAACTAGAGTATTAAACAACTTTAATATTACACAATACCAAAGATGCAAATGTATTATTCTCAATCTCTAACTAGGACCATTTGTACtgtttaagaatgaaaaaatataacaaaggCTAAACACACTAAGACACAAGACAAAGGAAAATCTACGAAGCAAATAGAGAAGACAATGAGCAGTCTCAACTCTCAACAATCCTTGGCTCCAGAAGGATTTACATCTGACGAAGTATTGTCTTTGGGGCATGGAGTAGGTGAAGTTTCTCTCATTTTCAAGTCACTTGATTGTTGGTGCTGCTGATGCTGATGCTGATGTTGCTGCTGAAACTGCTGAAACTGATGCtgatgttgttgctgctgctgctttTGAGGGTGAATTTGTAGCTGTTGAAACTGTTGTGCAGCTAAAAGAGTGTGCATGACATGATTATTGGGATAGAATTGCTGCCCCCCTCCAAAAGAAGCAAGCTTCATCATAGGTCCTCCATTAGGTGCCATAACTTGCCCAGTCAATATTTTCAAATGCTGAATTTCCTCTTTTAATGCATCGTTTAATGCTACAAGAAAAAGATTCAAtcaattttcataatatttgaGATAATCAATATGAACTGTTGACCTCCCATATGCTCAAACTTACATATTTCAGACAAAATCATGAAACTCGACTTTCAGGCAAGAGAGTATATTTCATCTTTAttcatcaaagaaaaaaactagaaaCTCACCACAAAAATTTAGCTGCCAGCTTTACACTAGTACTTTCATTGAAGACATATGTATGTATTACTCCATTGTGAGCAAGATATTACATACAAAGATCATATGGTTTAAAATAGCTCACCAGCCAACAGAGATATGTACAAAGATAGTAACAAAAAGGAGAGCAATAAAAGTGGTCGAGCACTAGCttcaaaaaacatttattacatATGATCTTACCATCTTGCAAGTGAACTTGTTGCTCCATGGTTTGCAACCGCAGCTTCAGTTCACTGTTCTCAGAATTTAAGCCATTTGTATCTCTCTGCTCATAATCAACAAAGATGTTTTAATTATAATCCTTCCATTAGCTTTTCAGTGGGAAGGTGATATGGTATTACAGTAGTAATACACCATTCATCTAAATAATAGGCACAAAAGTCAATACCTGCAAGAGAGTTAATTGTGCAGACAAAGATGTTGCTTCTGTTTGCAATGTTTGCACCTTCCTTTCAAGCTCAGCAATGTATCGCATCTTTCTCTCTTTTGACCTCGCAGCAGACTGCCTATTTGCCCATATCCTGTTACACAAGATTAGAAGCAGTGATCGTTATTCCATTTTTCAAGTTCAAGAGATAAAACAAAATAGGTCCAGCACACTCTGCATTTGTGCCCTCTACTCTAGGGGTGTTTCAGTGTGGGCCACTGGACAGAGGATCAAAAGGCCAAAAAATGTACATTTTAAGCAGAGTAATCATCATGACCCAAAACACAATTTTAGGAAGTAACATACTATGTCAGTACATCCAAAACACTGTTACTGCATAGCCAATTAGAGATATGACCTATAGGAtgctaacattttctttttaatagacTCTCAAAGACTGAGCTTTAAGCCTTCCTATCTTTCACTATTTCCTTTAATTGTGATAACTCATAAAGTTAACTAGATTTAGTGTCATGTAAGTCAAATGCTCGGCATCTTCACAGGTCTGGAACACATACTACTCCTGGCTGAACGAAATGACAGTGTTGCCTAGTTCAGCTTCATCCCACTACTGGCAAACTGAGGGACCAGCTTCATCTAAAAAGTAGAACGGGGAAGGAAGTCAAGATGATCATGTAAGCAGGGGTGGTGTGGAATATCTGGAGATCAAGAAATGGTTGTCTTCAAGAAAGCACTTTTTGACCATGATAAAATTTTGCAGGACATCACCTTCTATCTTTGGCTctggataaaaaaattgacatattGATATCTGTTCGTTTACTCGGTGAGAGCATGCGTAACTAAGCTTTGTGATGAGGGGTGTATTCTTGACTTCTGCCTGGTACTGCATTATGGATGAAGCATATTTGTAGAAAGGGATCAAATGCATCAATCTTGGTCTTGGTTGACTTTGAAAGGGATAATTTCACGAGGACTGTTGTCAGTGGGAGGATAATTTGGGTACTTTATTGCTGATTTGAATGCaacattttgttgtttgtgcTGGTCACCAAATTCCCATGGGATTCTGTTGCACAGTTAAAGCTTTTTTGTCGGGACGTGCTTCAGTAGTGGAGCCATTAATTTTGGgggatttattttggttattataTCTCTAGATCTGATAACATTTGTGTTGGGATGACCGTTAGTTACGGGGTTTCTTGTTAGCGGTTATCTTATATTTATGGCAAttactattaaatatttagtaACCTTTTCACGAGGATTTCTGGGGGAGGTCAgtgttttttgttcttttcctcTAAAAGCTTTTAATATGTCTTATACTTGTTGTTACcgtacatatataaatatacaagTTTTTCGCCGAGTGCcgacaaaaaaaatatgcatataaatatcAATCAGACAACCACAAAGGATTGCAACATCTAGCAACAAACAACATATTAGTTAAAAGAAGTTGGCTCctacaaagagaaaaaattgaacTTCTGAGGATAAAGAGAAGTTATACACATTGATGAAAAAATCAATGGTTGAGATTGTGATAAAATACACAAACATGTATAACAAATTATGTCGTTGCTAAAACCTCAAGCATAGATTTTATAAACAACAGTTATAACTGCATTGAATCTTCTTAAGGTACACACTTCCCTCACTTTAGAGATCCTAGATAAAAACATCCTTatacaacatcatctcatttcTTGCAACTCAAGTTTTATCATCCCATCTATTGTGTTTCTGAATCTCATAAGGGAGGAACTTTCCTGTCATAAATACATCTTCAATAACTAATCTGTAATTCTATTTCTAGCATATtttctagaatttttttttttctaaatcctAAGTTCCTTCCTAATTTGGTCAAAAGAGTATAAACTACAAATGAGTTAACAAATATGCAATGGATTTGAGAATAAGTGTGCTAAACATGACATTTACAAGTGATATATTGCCTAATTTATGAATGAGAAATAATGCACCAGGAAATCATAAAGCACACCTTTTTGCACGTTTGGGGTCAATCAAGGCAAGCTCAGCAAGCTTGGCAGCTGATATTGCTTTTTTGGAATCAGCCGCCGACATGTCTTCCGAACCCGAGACCAGCAACTCAGGCTTGATGGTGGTTGACCCGTCCATGGATTGACTATGCTGGTGTCTAACTCTGGGCCTTTCAATAGTCCCAAAAACAACATTCTCT of the Glycine max cultivar Williams 82 chromosome 13, Glycine_max_v4.0, whole genome shotgun sequence genome contains:
- the BZIP51 gene encoding probable transcription factor PosF21, with amino-acid sequence MDKDKSLGLPPPSGRYSGYSPTRSVFNVKSEPSPSSSSTTSYPPLALGTTSSESSHFGHGMSTDSSGFSHDISRMPDNPPRNRGHRRAHSEILTLPDDISFDSDLGVVGAGDGPSFSDDAEEDLLSMYLDMDKFNSSSATSTFQMGEPSNAVGASASTPGSGAPNYSAENVVFGTIERPRVRHQHSQSMDGSTTIKPELLVSGSEDMSAADSKKAISAAKLAELALIDPKRAKRIWANRQSAARSKERKMRYIAELERKVQTLQTEATSLSAQLTLLQRDTNGLNSENSELKLRLQTMEQQVHLQDALNDALKEEIQHLKILTGQVMAPNGGPMMKLASFGGGQQFYPNNHVMHTLLAAQQFQQLQIHPQKQQQQQHQHQFQQFQQQHQHQHQQHQQSSDLKMRETSPTPCPKDNTSSDVNPSGAKDC